The Andrena cerasifolii isolate SP2316 chromosome 14, iyAndCera1_principal, whole genome shotgun sequence genome contains a region encoding:
- the LOC143376468 gene encoding uncharacterized protein LOC143376468 — MLPDNYAKARAKAKVAEETSDLQSEVEQTSRRQRKEKERPLSSDTDESDSILPAPPVLQTNKKLVTNMKSNENLNLIESAENIPINNNYGIIENQETTTTTEIYLKRIIEQQHLLRILLTDVLTRVEIIKKHLKTKSNSSGERTSIFQGNILFPINSEEELQKLETHLQDENNFRDTVINNTLTIMPYADE, encoded by the exons ATGCTTCCAGATAATTATGCGAAAGCCAGAGCAAAAGCGAAAGTAGCGGAAGAAACTTCGGATTTGCAGTCAGAAGTTGAACAAACAAGCAGAAGACAAAGGAAAGAAAAGGAACGTCCTTTGAGTAGTGATACCGATGAATCGGACTCGATACTCCCAGCGCCTCCTGTgttacaaacgaacaaaaagttag TTACAAACATGAAGAGTAACGAGAATTTAAACTTAATTGAATCTGCAGAAAATattccaataaataataattatggaATTATTG aaaaccaAGAAACCACAACAAccacagaaatatatttaaaaagaattatagaGCAGCAGCATTTACTACGCATTTTACTGACGGATGTTTTAACCAGagtagaaataattaaaaaacatttgaaaaccAAATCAAATTCTTCCGGAGAGAGAACTTCAATTTTTCAAGGAAACATTTTGTTTCCTATAAATTCCGAGGaagaattgcaaaaattggagACTCATTTACAAGATGAGAATAATTTTAGAGACACAgtaataaataacacattaacgATAATGCCCTATGCAGACGAGTGA
- the LOC143376535 gene encoding uncharacterized protein LOC143376535: MSGKRKLQKYYMRAKKSLRLSYDTFRQEASTSSDIRSPSHNPIIVNENNLVYSDSSSDSSIENETSIENLQIEETTERQNFTHSIHELLAKSNDNENFDVILADWAIKQNISHIAINGSLSILQKPVPNNLPIDARSLLKTCKKVVTKEIEAGHYYHFGLKNSILNLVQFVDISFINNNIIQININIDGLPITKSTNSQVYPILCSIAGCTNVEMVGIYHGYQKPKDINSFLYDFVEEATDLINNGFLINEHLYYLHVKAFICDASAKSLIKCIKGHTGYHSCTKCGIEGDFIDGRVCFPSLNNICLRTDSEFRSQVDDDHHIGISILQNIPGINMIESFPLYYMHLICLGVMKKLLLTIWCNGRPSTKISHLKCSIISNSLVSLAKCIPLEFNRKPRTLIELKRWKATEFRQFLFYTGPVVLLRNLSKDRYSNFLSLHVAATILSNSKYFDFIDYAFQLLHYFVKTFKILYGPQYISHNVHNLIHIAEDVKNHGPLDNFNAFQFENFLQTILKSIRKNDKVLEQIVKRYMEKRFYEDSPKIIVLTLGIYGIKRYVCKNAYFTAISTPC, from the exons ATGTCTGGCAAAAggaaattacagaaatattataTGCGTGCTAAAAAATCTTTGCGTCTCTCGTACGATACTTTTCGTCAGGAAGCTTCTACTTCATCGGATATAAGATCTCCAAGTCACAATCCAATTATTGTCAATGAAAACAATTTAGTTTATTCAGATTCTTCGTCAGACAGtagtattgaaaacgaaacttCTATAGAAAATCTTCAGATTGAAGAAACTACAGAAAGGCAGAATTTCACACATTCAATTCACGAGTTGTTAGCCAAAAGTAAtgataatgaaaattttgatGTTATTTTAGCAGACTGGGCTATAAAGCAAAATATTTCACATATTGCTATTAATGGTTCACTTTCTATATTACAAAAGCCCGTACCAAATAATTTACCAATAGATGCTAGAAGTCTTTTAAAAACATGTAAGAAAGTAGTTACTAAAGAGATCGAAGCAGGGCATTACTACCATTTTGGTTTAAAGAATTCTATTTTAAACCTCGTTCAATTTGTAGacatttcttttattaataacaatataATTCAAATTAACATTAATATTGACGGTCTCCCAATAACGAAAAGTACTAATAGTCAAGTGTATCCAATTCTTTGTAGTATCGCAGGATGTACAAATGTTGAGATGGTTGGTATTTATCATGGTTATCAAAAACCAAAAGATATCAATAGTTTTTTATACGATTTTGTTGAAGAGGCAACAGACCTTATTAATAATggatttttaattaatgaacatttgtattatttacatgtaaaagcTTTTATTTGTGATGCTTCTGCGAAGTCTTTAATTAAATGCATAAAAGGTCATACAGGATATCATTCTTGTACGAAATGTGGTATTGAAGGAGATTTTATTGATGGTAGGGTATGTTTTCCTAGTCTAAATAATATTTGTTTGAGAACTGATTCTGAGTTTAGATCGCAAGTTGACGATGACCACCATATCGGtatatcgattttgcaaaatATTCCGGGTATTAATATGATCGAGTCTTTTCCTTTATATTACATGCACTTAATTTGTCTGGGTGTCATGAAAAAATTACTTTTGACGATATGGTGCAACGGCAGACCTTCTACAAAAATCTCACACTTGAAATGTTCAATTATATCGAATTCCTTAGTTTCTCTAGCAAAGTGCATACCATTAGAATTTAATCGAAAACCGCGAACTTTAATTGAACTCAAACGATGGAAAGCAACAGAATTTAGACAATTTTTATTCTATACTGGCCCAGTAGTTTTGTTACGCAATTTAAGTAAAGATAGatattcgaattttctttcattGCATGTAGCAGCAACTATTTTAtcaaattcaaaatattttgaTTTTATTGACTATGCATTTCAATTATTACATTATTTCGtcaaaacttttaaaatattatacggACCTCAGTATATATCTCATAATGTACACAACCTCATACATATTGCAGAAGATGTTAAGAATCACGGGCCTCTAGATAATTTCAATGCTTTCCAATTTGAAAACTTCTTACaaaccattttaaaatctattcGGAAAAACGATAAAGTATTGGAACAAATAGTGAAACGATATATGGAAAAAC GATTCTATGAGGACAGTCCGAAAATAATAGTTTTAACTTTAGGAATTTATGGTATCAAGAGATACGTTTGTAAAAATGCATATTTTACGGCTATTTCAACGCCATGTTGA